A stretch of the Theileria equi strain WA chromosome 1, complete sequence genome encodes the following:
- a CDS encoding eukaryotic peptide chain release factor, putative (encoded by transcript BEWA_026400A) — protein sequence MEVSDPTIEQWKIKRLIQKLESAKGNGTSMISLIIRPKDDITRISKLLADEFGTASNIKSRVNRLSVLSAITSTMQRLKLYRNTPPNGLVVYCGTVITEDGKDKKVNIDFEPFKPINTSLYLCDNKFHVEALHELLESDDKFGFIIMDGNGALYGTVQGSTKEVLHSFTVDLPKKHGRGGQSALRFARLRLEKRHNYIRKVAENAVLMFITNDKPNVTGLILAGNADFKNDLAASDMFDQRLAAKVLKIVDVSYGGENGFQQAIELASECLSNVKFVHEKKVIKRFFDEVAHDTGKYVYGVQDTIQALEGGMIELLIIYEALDIVRVSLKNPVTGEESVKLLSADEENKEEHYKDGAVELDVVDKLPLIEWIINNYQNYGSALDFVTNKSQEGSQFHSGFGGIGGILRYKMDMNDYGEAYSDDGDFM from the exons ATGGAGGTTTCGGATCCTACAATAGAGCAATGGAAGATCAAGAGACTTATACAAAAGCTAGAATCTGCCAAAGG CAATGGAACTAGTATGATCAGCTTGATCATCCGTCCCAAGGATGATATTACTCGTATCAGTAAGCTTTTGGCAGATGAATTTGGCACTGCATCAAATATCAAATCTAGAGTTAATCGTTTGTCAGTCCTGTCTGCCATTACTTCTACCATGCAAAGATTAAAACTCTATCGCAACACACCGCCCAACGGCCTAGTTGTGTACTGTGGTACTGTTATTACAGAAGACGGTAAAGACAAAAAGGTCAACATCGACTTTGAGCCCTTTAAGCCCATAAACACTTCTCTCTATCTTTGCGACAATAAATTCCACGTAGAG GCCTTGCATGAGTTGTTGGAGAGTGACGACAAGTTCGGATTTATCATCATGGATGGTAACGGTGCCCTTTACGGTACAGTCCAGGGATCTACAAAGGAGGTTCTTCACAGTTTTACTGTTGACCTTCCAAAGAAGCACGGAAGAGGTGGTCAGTCCGCCCTCCGTTTTGCACGTCTGAGATTGGAAAAACGCCATAATTACATAAGAAAAGTTGCTGAAAACGCCGTTCTCATGTTTATTACAAACGATAAACCAAATGTTACCGGCCTAATTTTGGCTGGTAATGCAGATTTTAAGAATGACTTGGCTGCTTCGGATATGTTTGACCAGAGATTGGCTGCTAAGGTTCTAAAGATAGTTGACGTATCCTACGGTGGAGAAAATGGCTTCCAACAGGCCATTGAACTTGCGTCTGAATGCCTCTCAAACGTCAAGTTTGTGCACGAGAAAAAGGTTATCAAAAGGTTCTTTGATGAAGTCGCACACGACACTGGTAAATATGTATATGGAGTTCAAGATACCATCCAAGCACTCGAAGGAGGAATGATTGAGTTGCTCATTATCTATGAGGCACTTGACATAGTCAGGGTTTCACTCAAAAATCCAGTTACCGGTGAAGAATCTGTCAAACTTTTAAGTGCAGACgaagaaaataaagagGAGCATTACAAGGATGGTGCAGTAGAACTCGACGTTGTCGACAAACTACCACTGATCGAATGGATTATCAACAATTACCAAAATTACGGAAGCGCACTCGATTTCGTTACAAATAAATCACAAGAGGGATCCCAATTTCACAGCGGATTCGGTGGAATTGGCGGTATTTTGAGGTACAAGATGGATATGAACGACTACGGAGAAGCCTACAGCGATGACGGAGATTTCATGTAA